One stretch of Leadbetterella byssophila DSM 17132 DNA includes these proteins:
- a CDS encoding tetratricopeptide repeat protein — protein sequence MKEDWIFWGNWSKKEKILFFAFFLCLIGLIAYTFFLKSKGLENVVHWDVVSVLREKLVQTPALYWDKFSFSSTAPLWYVNEYYSPSTIQLSPVLSYIYLAALLLGTSLILNGLSRLRGVWFLVGALLLGGVLVAVRPENLFLTAHRWPFLVAFTICGLTYYFTHNAAKSLNVFKTLGIWIGVWILLVLVCLKFSVINVPVVALSHYGVSIGVLLSMLFMFLCAHEIVSALLSIVSDRAVKEKSSLMEVLIMGLVFLFNALLVYLENSNRISTGSYIPPAFLVFVSNGLLGIWGFRKLSEQKEWFTYLGVGLWVYLGLFLVSLGTWAFAYGTYNTPLIEFLEDFASISAVAGGGVFLTYSLLNFWPLIKGGLPFHKVIYKPPFLSFIIARVAALFVIFFLFALKSQYSLYQFKSGLHNAIGDFYELEGDFRSAETYYKSAAGFDAYNQKSNLALASLSVKAKDDVNAVIYYRQAGEKQPNLASILGLSQYLDAQDFYFDALFQLKEGTKLFPQEHKLYTNLAHLQERAGVMDSVLVNINQAMDLCPKCAPENANFLAFWIANGKPEKWEEMSALSKGGEGYSVKANRAAMARVIGEELDLSDFRLEKDSLLDVSRAAYLLNSLSHGFTKNEKVTAEEVRKIQQKNEEYFEPLSWAYAMQKYYREDKLDGIKAMRTLGDSPSKMAPVYKQNLGMWLMNEGAYTKAIEFLKSSGDESSAALLNTPEIRIKVDSALRGQSESLAPTLEAVKKAPLNPYVLVKTADALSKEGRKLDAYNLIFYALEFQPDSPLLWRTYVQKALDLSMKAYAEEGLENGSPYLSQDEIMALREKIQRLTMP from the coding sequence ATGAAAGAAGATTGGATTTTCTGGGGAAACTGGTCAAAAAAGGAAAAGATCCTATTTTTTGCCTTCTTTCTGTGTTTAATAGGTCTTATTGCATACACCTTTTTTCTAAAGTCAAAGGGGCTGGAGAATGTGGTTCACTGGGATGTAGTGTCAGTGTTGAGGGAAAAATTAGTTCAAACTCCGGCTTTATACTGGGATAAGTTTTCTTTCTCTTCCACTGCACCTCTGTGGTACGTGAATGAATATTACTCGCCTTCTACTATCCAACTTTCACCTGTACTTAGTTATATCTATTTAGCTGCTCTACTGCTAGGGACCAGCTTAATCCTAAATGGTCTTTCCCGCTTACGAGGGGTTTGGTTTTTGGTAGGAGCTCTGTTATTAGGTGGGGTTTTAGTGGCTGTCCGACCGGAAAATTTGTTCTTGACAGCACACCGTTGGCCTTTTTTAGTGGCTTTTACCATTTGTGGACTAACCTACTATTTCACGCATAATGCCGCTAAGAGCCTGAATGTTTTTAAAACTTTGGGCATATGGATAGGAGTATGGATTCTGCTTGTTCTTGTTTGCCTGAAGTTTTCAGTGATTAATGTGCCTGTGGTTGCATTGAGTCATTATGGAGTAAGCATAGGCGTTCTTCTCAGCATGCTCTTCATGTTTTTGTGTGCGCATGAGATAGTTTCTGCTCTGCTTAGCATAGTCTCTGACAGGGCGGTAAAAGAGAAAAGTAGCTTGATGGAAGTCCTGATCATGGGATTGGTATTCCTTTTTAATGCCCTACTGGTGTATTTGGAGAACTCGAACAGGATCAGTACAGGGTCTTATATCCCACCGGCATTCTTGGTATTTGTTAGTAATGGCTTGTTGGGTATTTGGGGTTTCAGAAAATTGTCGGAACAGAAAGAATGGTTCACCTATCTAGGAGTAGGCCTCTGGGTCTATCTAGGATTGTTTTTGGTTAGTTTAGGAACCTGGGCTTTTGCTTATGGCACGTATAATACTCCTTTGATAGAATTTTTAGAAGATTTTGCCAGCATTTCCGCAGTAGCGGGAGGGGGAGTATTCTTGACCTATTCGCTACTGAACTTTTGGCCCTTGATCAAAGGAGGACTTCCTTTTCATAAGGTCATATATAAGCCGCCGTTCTTATCCTTTATTATTGCCCGAGTGGCTGCCTTGTTTGTGATTTTCTTCCTATTTGCCTTAAAGAGTCAATATTCTCTTTATCAGTTCAAGTCAGGATTGCATAATGCCATAGGAGATTTCTATGAGTTGGAAGGAGATTTTCGTTCGGCAGAAACCTATTACAAAAGTGCTGCAGGTTTTGATGCTTATAATCAAAAGTCGAATCTGGCATTAGCCTCCCTTTCTGTGAAGGCAAAAGATGATGTAAATGCTGTGATTTATTATAGACAAGCAGGAGAAAAGCAGCCGAACTTAGCTAGTATTTTAGGTCTTAGCCAATATTTAGATGCTCAGGATTTCTATTTTGATGCTTTGTTCCAATTAAAAGAGGGAACGAAGCTGTTTCCTCAAGAGCATAAACTTTATACGAATCTCGCACATTTACAGGAACGTGCTGGGGTGATGGATTCCGTCTTGGTAAATATTAATCAGGCCATGGACTTATGTCCTAAATGTGCACCTGAGAATGCCAATTTCCTGGCTTTTTGGATAGCAAACGGAAAGCCTGAAAAATGGGAAGAGATGAGCGCCTTAAGCAAAGGGGGTGAAGGATATAGTGTCAAAGCTAACCGAGCCGCTATGGCTAGAGTAATAGGGGAAGAGCTGGATTTATCAGATTTTAGATTAGAAAAGGATTCCCTACTTGATGTCAGTAGAGCCGCCTATCTTTTGAATTCCCTGAGTCACGGATTTACTAAGAATGAAAAGGTGACTGCTGAGGAAGTTAGGAAGATTCAACAGAAAAACGAAGAGTACTTTGAGCCTTTATCATGGGCTTATGCTATGCAAAAATACTATAGAGAGGATAAGTTAGACGGGATCAAGGCCATGAGGACATTGGGCGACAGTCCATCAAAAATGGCACCGGTGTATAAACAGAACCTGGGCATGTGGTTGATGAATGAAGGTGCTTATACGAAAGCCATTGAATTTCTGAAATCTTCTGGTGATGAATCTTCGGCAGCTCTGTTGAATACTCCAGAGATAAGAATAAAAGTGGATTCTGCTTTACGTGGACAGTCGGAAAGCTTAGCTCCCACATTAGAAGCAGTGAAGAAAGCGCCTTTAAATCCTTATGTATTGGTGAAGACGGCGGATGCTTTAAGTAAGGAAGGAAGAAAACTAGATGCCTACAATTTGATTTTCTATGCTTTAGAATTTCAGCCGGATTCACCTTTGCTTTGGAGGACTTATGTTCAGAAGGCTCTTGATCTTTCTATGAAAGCGTATGCGGAAGAAGGCTTGGAAAACGGTAGCCCCTATCTTTCACAGGACGAAATCATGGCATTAAGAGAGAAAATTCAGAGATTAACAATGCCTTAA
- a CDS encoding phosphatidylserine decarboxylase family protein gives MTIHKEGTGTLLITIIALAAINAIAWFYASDLVQNILWIFSALFFLIVLQFFRKPTRKTPINPQHIIAPADGKVVVIEEVMETEYFNDKRIQVSIFMSPLNVHINFNPLSGIVSYFKYHPGKYLVAWHPKSSTDNERTTIVTKHENGTEVLFRQIAGALARRICWYVDKGTVVTQGQEFGFIKFGSRIDLYLPLDAKINVKIGDKPVGGETVIAELC, from the coding sequence ATGACTATACATAAAGAAGGTACAGGAACCCTGCTGATCACTATAATCGCCCTTGCAGCTATTAACGCTATTGCATGGTTCTATGCATCAGATCTTGTCCAAAATATTTTATGGATCTTCAGTGCCTTATTCTTTTTGATAGTCCTACAATTCTTCCGCAAACCTACAAGAAAAACCCCAATAAACCCACAGCACATCATTGCTCCGGCTGATGGTAAAGTGGTAGTTATCGAGGAGGTTATGGAGACAGAATATTTTAATGACAAGCGTATTCAGGTGTCTATATTCATGTCACCGTTGAATGTACATATTAACTTCAATCCGCTTTCGGGGATTGTTTCTTACTTCAAATACCATCCGGGTAAATACTTGGTAGCTTGGCATCCTAAGAGTAGTACAGATAATGAACGTACCACTATAGTGACGAAGCATGAAAACGGCACCGAGGTGTTATTTAGACAGATTGCCGGTGCCTTGGCCCGCCGCATTTGTTGGTACGTGGACAAAGGAACGGTCGTTACCCAAGGTCAAGAATTTGGCTTCATCAAATTTGGTTCAAGAATTGATCTTTACCTTCCATTGGATGCAAAAATAAACGTGAAGATCGGCGATAAACCCGTAGGAGGTGAAACCGTCATCGCTGAACTATGCTAA
- a CDS encoding ribonuclease HII, which translates to MLRPCYNSSCIEAGVDEAGRGCLAGPVVAAAVILPPGYENEWLNDSKQLSKEDRNQLRTEIENIAVAFAVGQASHEEIDKINILQASFLAMHRAIEQLSTRPDHLLIDGNRFSPYPLIPHTCIVKGDAKFMNIAAASILAKTYRDEIMEILSQEYPQYKWEANAGYPTIFHRKAIQEHGFTPYHRMTFRVKV; encoded by the coding sequence ATGCTAAGACCTTGCTATAATTCCTCATGTATTGAAGCCGGAGTCGATGAAGCCGGCAGAGGATGTTTAGCCGGTCCGGTAGTTGCCGCCGCCGTCATTCTTCCTCCTGGTTATGAGAATGAATGGTTGAATGATTCCAAACAGCTCAGCAAGGAGGATAGGAACCAACTCAGAACAGAGATAGAGAATATCGCTGTGGCCTTCGCCGTAGGCCAAGCTTCTCACGAAGAGATTGACAAGATAAACATATTACAGGCTAGCTTTCTAGCCATGCACAGAGCCATAGAGCAATTGAGCACTAGGCCTGACCACCTGCTCATAGACGGAAATAGATTCTCCCCTTACCCTCTGATTCCTCATACCTGTATAGTGAAAGGCGACGCAAAGTTCATGAACATAGCTGCAGCCTCCATCCTAGCTAAAACCTATAGGGACGAGATCATGGAGATCCTTTCTCAGGAATATCCTCAATACAAATGGGAAGCCAATGCCGGCTATCCCACCATTTTTCATAGAAAAGCCATACAGGAGCACGGGTTTACCCCCTACCATCGTATGACTTTCCGGGTTAAAGTGTAG
- a CDS encoding Dabb family protein: MNRRDFVGGLALSRGLLTACGAPKNEASLGGVLHYVLFWLREDLTEKEVEDFVAFFEELRKIPEIKTLNYGRPAATNPRPVVDNSFSYNLIVTFDSLKEVGVYENHPIHLEAIKNFSHFWTKVVVHDTTL; this comes from the coding sequence ATGAATAGACGCGATTTCGTGGGCGGTTTGGCCCTTTCAAGAGGTCTTCTAACGGCTTGTGGAGCTCCAAAAAATGAAGCATCCTTAGGAGGTGTTTTACATTATGTACTTTTCTGGTTGAGGGAAGATTTGACAGAAAAGGAAGTGGAAGATTTTGTGGCCTTTTTTGAAGAGCTGAGGAAGATACCTGAAATAAAGACCCTGAATTACGGTAGACCGGCAGCTACGAACCCTAGACCGGTGGTAGATAATTCCTTTTCTTATAACCTGATAGTGACCTTTGATTCACTTAAGGAAGTAGGGGTTTATGAAAATCATCCTATTCACCTGGAAGCCATCAAGAATTTCTCTCATTTTTGGACCAAAGTGGTAGTTCACGACACTACACTTTAA
- a CDS encoding 3-keto-disaccharide hydrolase: protein MKKILILLFLSTAVFAQIPKKDWKPLFNGKDLKDWDIKIRGFELNDNYANTFSVKNKKIVVNYDGYDEFKQRYGHLFYKTPYSYYRIKVEYRFIGEQAKGGEGWAFRNSGIMVHGQPANTMLKDQDFPISIEVQLLGGKDAERTTCNLCTPGTNVVYDGKLDTRHCINSTSSTYYGDQWVTAEVEVLGDSLIRHYVNGEKVMEYEKPQIGGGNVDPFDPKVKIDGMLLKEGTISLQSESHPVEFRKVELLNLKGCMDPKAKNYRSYFVKEDNSTCRY from the coding sequence ATGAAAAAGATTCTAATTCTCCTTTTCTTATCTACCGCTGTATTTGCGCAAATTCCAAAGAAAGACTGGAAGCCTTTGTTTAACGGTAAGGATTTGAAAGATTGGGATATCAAAATCAGAGGTTTCGAACTGAATGATAATTATGCCAATACCTTCTCTGTGAAGAATAAAAAGATTGTAGTGAACTATGATGGCTATGACGAGTTCAAACAAAGATACGGCCACCTTTTTTATAAGACTCCCTATTCCTATTATAGAATCAAAGTAGAGTACAGGTTTATAGGAGAACAAGCCAAAGGCGGAGAGGGATGGGCGTTCCGTAACAGTGGGATCATGGTGCATGGCCAACCGGCCAATACCATGCTGAAAGATCAGGATTTCCCTATTTCCATTGAGGTGCAATTATTAGGTGGCAAAGACGCCGAAAGAACTACTTGTAACCTTTGTACGCCAGGAACAAATGTTGTTTATGATGGTAAACTAGACACTCGCCATTGCATCAACTCCACCTCTTCTACTTATTATGGGGACCAATGGGTTACCGCAGAAGTGGAAGTCCTTGGAGATTCACTCATTCGCCATTATGTAAACGGTGAAAAAGTAATGGAATATGAAAAACCTCAAATAGGTGGAGGGAACGTAGATCCATTTGATCCAAAAGTAAAGATTGACGGTATGCTCCTAAAAGAAGGAACCATCTCTCTTCAAAGCGAAAGTCATCCCGTAGAATTTAGAAAAGTAGAACTTTTAAACTTGAAAGGATGTATGGATCCAAAAGCCAAAAACTACAGATCCTACTTCGTAAAAGAAGATAATTCTACCTGTCGATATTAA
- a CDS encoding SulP family inorganic anion transporter: protein MRSQQGKYVHFDNLKGDFFGGITAGIVALPLALAFGEQSGLGAAAGLYGAILIGFFASLLCSTQQQISGPTAPMTAVSVVVISQVIQSFDGNLEKALPSILFVFFMAGLLQILLGVIGFGKYMKYIPYPVISGFMTGIGVIIILTQLFPLLGYVAENDPVMIQKNRVLAESKLMGQIFQELKSAETLTKEDLALIEDKVRKAKQITEQEIILEAKYISKAQVKSTWGVIKHLDRGLANVNYIEFLFVSLTVLVIYGFRRLVNFLPDKWSVFKALKQIASSLPNTLVALVVVTFIAILSGAKLNTISTVPQGFPEFQSGIFTDFSFPAIRPHLLAIFSLAMLGSIDSLLTSVIVDNMTQKRHNPSQELISQGVGNSMSALFGGIPGSSATIRTLLNMKTGGETRISGLVASLLLLMIVLFLAPLASKIPYSVLSGVLITVGIGIMDYKGLKAVKKMPIGDVFVMFVVMLLTVFWDLVIAVGAGLIISALIFMKKMGEISSEKSNVQRLDEMGNTLPWDDETGLSSEVMHHVHVKRLEGPIFFGYTNDLKLLYSQIPNDAQYVIIRMDRVPYIDQSGLYALEDILADLKRRKKTVLLIGLKEQPRYMLERLELIPNAVPRDRVFKTFDQSLEWLNLNIDR, encoded by the coding sequence ATGAGATCTCAACAGGGAAAATACGTGCATTTCGATAATCTAAAAGGCGACTTTTTTGGTGGAATTACAGCAGGTATTGTAGCATTGCCTCTAGCTTTAGCATTTGGAGAACAAAGTGGCTTAGGTGCAGCAGCAGGACTTTATGGTGCCATCCTCATTGGATTCTTTGCTTCCTTATTATGTTCCACTCAGCAGCAGATCAGTGGACCTACGGCGCCTATGACGGCTGTATCTGTGGTGGTTATCTCTCAAGTGATTCAAAGTTTTGATGGAAACTTGGAAAAAGCCTTACCCTCCATTTTGTTTGTTTTCTTTATGGCCGGTCTGCTTCAAATACTATTAGGGGTTATAGGCTTTGGAAAGTACATGAAATACATTCCGTACCCCGTGATCTCAGGCTTTATGACGGGTATTGGAGTGATTATTATCTTGACCCAATTGTTCCCCCTCTTAGGATATGTGGCGGAAAATGATCCTGTCATGATTCAGAAGAACAGGGTTTTAGCAGAATCTAAGTTGATGGGGCAGATTTTTCAGGAGCTTAAGTCAGCTGAAACCTTAACTAAGGAAGATCTGGCGCTAATAGAGGATAAGGTCAGAAAAGCTAAGCAAATTACTGAACAGGAGATCATCTTGGAGGCCAAATATATTTCTAAGGCTCAGGTGAAATCCACCTGGGGTGTGATTAAACATTTAGATCGGGGGCTTGCTAATGTCAATTACATAGAATTCCTGTTTGTGAGTTTGACGGTGCTGGTTATCTACGGATTCAGGAGGCTGGTGAATTTCTTACCAGACAAATGGAGTGTCTTTAAGGCTTTGAAACAGATAGCTTCCAGTTTGCCTAATACTCTGGTTGCACTTGTGGTAGTTACGTTCATTGCCATCCTCTCCGGAGCAAAGCTCAATACCATCTCTACGGTACCCCAGGGATTCCCTGAATTCCAATCGGGGATATTTACAGATTTCAGCTTTCCGGCCATTCGTCCACATCTTTTGGCTATCTTTTCCTTGGCCATGTTAGGGAGTATAGACTCTCTTCTGACTTCAGTTATAGTAGATAACATGACCCAGAAGCGGCATAATCCTTCTCAGGAATTGATATCCCAAGGGGTAGGAAATAGTATGTCTGCATTATTCGGGGGGATTCCGGGATCTAGTGCCACCATCAGGACCTTATTAAATATGAAGACGGGAGGAGAAACACGGATCTCAGGCCTTGTAGCTTCTCTGTTGCTTCTGATGATAGTCTTGTTTCTTGCACCTTTGGCTTCGAAAATACCTTATTCCGTTCTGTCCGGGGTATTAATCACCGTGGGTATAGGTATCATGGATTACAAAGGGCTCAAGGCAGTGAAGAAGATGCCAATAGGGGATGTGTTTGTCATGTTTGTAGTCATGTTACTGACTGTTTTCTGGGATTTGGTGATAGCTGTAGGGGCAGGTTTGATCATTTCCGCTCTGATCTTCATGAAGAAGATGGGAGAGATCTCCTCAGAGAAATCAAATGTGCAGCGTCTTGATGAAATGGGGAATACGCTTCCCTGGGATGATGAAACAGGATTAAGTTCTGAGGTCATGCACCATGTGCATGTGAAGCGACTGGAAGGGCCTATCTTCTTTGGGTATACGAATGACTTAAAGTTATTGTATAGTCAAATACCCAATGATGCTCAGTACGTGATTATTCGTATGGATAGAGTTCCTTATATAGACCAAAGCGGATTGTATGCTTTGGAGGATATTCTTGCCGACTTAAAACGGCGCAAAAAAACAGTATTGCTGATTGGATTAAAGGAACAGCCTAGATATATGTTAGAGCGCTTGGAGCTCATACCTAATGCTGTTCCTCGAGATCGCGTGTTTAAGACCTTTGATCAGTCTTTGGAATGGTTAAATCTTAATATCGACAGGTAG
- the glpK gene encoding glycerol kinase GlpK → MKVIAAIDQGTTSTRCIFVDRKGEIISVGQKEHKQIFPKPGWVEHDPIEIAQNTLEVIARARIQKQIQLNQIVACGITNQRETTVIWNKKTGKPYYNAIVWQDTRVAERADALEKEIGSEYFRKKTGLPITTYFSSLKIQWLLENVPGLRQDAEEGLALFGNMDTFTVWHLTGGKLHITDVTNASRTQLMNLETLDWDEEILQKLNIPKSILPEIRSSSEVYGDISAEPLAGVPLAGILGDQQAALVGQTCFEAGEAKNTYGTGCFMLLNTGTKIVHSKHGLLTTVAYKLGESEVQYALEGSVAVTGSLVQWVRDNLGIIKESRDIEALAASVEDNGGAYFVPAFSGLYAPYWESSARGIIAGLTRFVSKGHIARAVLEATAYQTLDVLQAMEKDAGLPLSTLKVDGGMVVNELLMQFQADMLEVPVIRPKMIETTALGAAYAAGLATGYWATLEDLKANWGEDKRWNPQMDAQKRLEHQKGWKKAIERARNWMD, encoded by the coding sequence ATGAAAGTAATAGCCGCCATAGATCAAGGCACCACCAGCACCCGTTGTATCTTCGTAGACCGAAAAGGGGAGATCATCTCTGTAGGACAAAAGGAACACAAACAAATCTTCCCAAAGCCGGGCTGGGTGGAACATGATCCCATTGAAATTGCACAGAATACATTGGAAGTCATCGCCAGAGCCAGAATCCAGAAGCAGATCCAACTGAACCAAATCGTAGCTTGCGGAATTACTAACCAGAGGGAAACCACTGTTATTTGGAACAAAAAAACAGGAAAACCATACTATAATGCTATCGTTTGGCAAGATACTAGAGTAGCAGAGAGAGCAGATGCCCTTGAGAAGGAAATTGGCTCAGAATACTTCCGTAAAAAAACAGGCCTACCTATCACCACCTATTTCAGCAGCTTGAAGATTCAATGGCTACTAGAAAATGTGCCGGGTCTACGCCAGGATGCAGAGGAGGGTTTAGCCCTCTTTGGTAACATGGACACCTTCACCGTCTGGCACCTTACAGGCGGTAAACTTCATATTACGGATGTAACAAATGCTTCCAGGACTCAATTGATGAATCTGGAAACACTAGATTGGGACGAGGAAATCCTACAAAAACTGAATATCCCCAAAAGTATTCTTCCGGAAATAAGATCCAGCTCAGAGGTATACGGAGATATCAGTGCGGAGCCATTAGCCGGAGTACCTTTAGCCGGAATTCTGGGAGACCAACAAGCGGCACTGGTGGGTCAAACCTGTTTTGAAGCTGGAGAAGCAAAGAACACCTATGGCACAGGGTGCTTTATGCTTCTAAATACCGGCACAAAAATAGTGCACTCAAAACATGGACTTTTGACCACTGTAGCTTATAAACTGGGAGAGTCAGAAGTACAATATGCCCTCGAAGGATCCGTGGCGGTAACAGGTTCCCTGGTTCAATGGGTCAGAGATAACCTAGGTATAATTAAAGAAAGTAGAGACATTGAAGCATTAGCCGCTAGCGTAGAAGATAATGGTGGAGCATACTTTGTCCCCGCTTTCTCCGGTTTGTATGCCCCTTACTGGGAATCCTCTGCTAGAGGCATCATAGCGGGATTAACCCGATTTGTATCTAAGGGACATATTGCCAGAGCGGTTCTAGAAGCCACCGCCTATCAAACCCTAGATGTACTTCAAGCCATGGAGAAAGATGCCGGTCTACCTCTTAGCACCTTAAAAGTAGATGGAGGCATGGTAGTAAATGAATTACTCATGCAGTTCCAGGCTGATATGCTGGAGGTTCCGGTGATCAGACCCAAGATGATTGAAACCACGGCTTTAGGAGCAGCCTATGCCGCAGGTTTAGCTACGGGGTATTGGGCCACTCTTGAAGATCTGAAAGCCAACTGGGGCGAAGATAAAAGATGGAATCCTCAAATGGACGCACAGAAGCGTTTGGAACATCAGAAGGGATGGAAGAAAGCCATAGAAAGAGCCAGAAACTGGATGGATTAA
- a CDS encoding TCR/Tet family MFS transporter, with translation MKKAGLAFILVTVLIDVIGIGLIIPIMPALYQELTGGTISESSTYSAYLVFAYSLMQFIFSPIIGGLSDQYGRRPILLLSLFGFGLNYLFMALAPSLVWLFVGRIISGITGASFATANAYIADISSPEKRAQNFGLVGAMFGIGFIIGPALGGLLGELGTRVPFYVAGALSLANWLYGYFFLPESLVEEKRRKFDFSRSNPLGSVMNLKKNKFVFALVTALFLVYVSGFAVQGTWAFYTIEKFHWSEAQIGISLAVLGLLGAIVQGGLIRYAIPKFGAEKALFLGLACNMIGQLGFGLVADGWMLYAAMAIHAISGLANPAFQGIITAKVAPNEQGELQGGLTSLMSIAAIVGQPLMLGLFRMFTKEDAPVYFPGMPFLVGAVLSAASIILTLRIISRKNFANEN, from the coding sequence ATGAAAAAAGCAGGACTCGCATTTATACTTGTTACAGTCTTAATAGACGTCATTGGTATAGGATTGATCATCCCTATTATGCCAGCTCTATACCAGGAGTTGACCGGTGGAACCATCTCGGAATCATCTACCTACTCGGCCTATCTTGTATTTGCGTATTCTTTAATGCAATTCATCTTCTCTCCTATAATTGGGGGATTAAGTGACCAATATGGCCGAAGACCCATACTCCTTCTCTCTCTATTTGGCTTCGGACTGAATTACCTTTTTATGGCCCTAGCGCCTTCACTGGTATGGCTGTTTGTGGGGAGAATTATTTCCGGAATTACTGGAGCAAGCTTTGCTACGGCTAATGCCTATATCGCAGACATCAGTTCGCCGGAAAAACGGGCTCAAAATTTCGGATTAGTGGGAGCCATGTTTGGAATAGGTTTTATCATAGGACCTGCCCTAGGGGGACTTTTAGGAGAACTCGGAACCAGAGTACCTTTTTACGTTGCAGGGGCGCTTTCACTAGCTAACTGGCTATACGGATATTTCTTCCTACCGGAATCATTAGTCGAGGAGAAAAGAAGAAAATTTGATTTTTCCAGATCAAATCCTCTAGGCAGTGTGATGAACCTGAAGAAAAACAAATTTGTATTTGCATTGGTGACCGCTTTATTCCTGGTATATGTTTCCGGATTCGCTGTTCAAGGGACCTGGGCATTCTATACTATTGAAAAGTTTCATTGGAGTGAAGCACAAATAGGAATTTCACTGGCCGTCCTAGGCCTTTTAGGAGCAATAGTTCAAGGCGGTCTCATTAGATATGCCATTCCTAAGTTTGGAGCAGAGAAAGCCCTTTTTCTGGGATTAGCTTGTAATATGATTGGCCAACTAGGTTTTGGTTTGGTAGCAGACGGATGGATGCTGTATGCAGCAATGGCCATACACGCTATCAGCGGATTAGCTAACCCTGCCTTCCAAGGCATCATAACTGCTAAAGTAGCTCCTAACGAACAAGGGGAACTTCAAGGCGGTTTAACGAGTTTAATGAGTATAGCGGCTATTGTGGGGCAGCCTTTGATGTTAGGCTTGTTCCGCATGTTTACGAAGGAAGATGCACCCGTGTACTTTCCAGGTATGCCGTTTTTAGTTGGGGCTGTACTGAGTGCTGCAAGTATTATTTTAACTTTGCGAATAATCTCTAGGAAAAATTTTGCAAATGAGAATTAA
- the secE gene encoding preprotein translocase subunit SecE, producing MNNVIQFFKDSWHEITSEVTWPEWSSLQSSATLVLVASIIFALVVGGIDFIITNALEFLLESI from the coding sequence ATGAATAATGTTATTCAATTCTTTAAAGACTCTTGGCACGAGATTACAAGTGAAGTAACGTGGCCGGAATGGAGCTCCTTGCAATCAAGCGCTACGCTTGTTTTGGTAGCCTCTATTATCTTCGCCCTAGTGGTGGGAGGTATAGACTTCATTATCACCAATGCTCTGGAATTTTTGCTTGAGTCTATCTAA
- the nusG gene encoding transcription termination/antitermination protein NusG, with translation MSEFNWYVVRAVSQQEKKIKNYIENEAARRKLTDFIPEVLIPTEKIIEVRNGKKRVREKNFFPGYILVNADLNNGEVLHLIKSIPGVIGFLGKNGGASIEPEPLRQSEVNRILGVQDAPQEEAIDAGVSFVTGETVKVIDGPFNGFEGTVEEIFDEKKKLSVSVKIFGRSTPVELGYLQVEKLQ, from the coding sequence ATGAGTGAATTTAACTGGTATGTGGTGAGAGCTGTTTCGCAGCAAGAAAAAAAGATAAAAAACTACATCGAAAATGAAGCAGCAAGAAGAAAGCTTACTGATTTCATTCCAGAGGTTCTTATCCCCACAGAAAAGATCATAGAAGTTAGAAACGGAAAGAAGAGGGTTCGTGAAAAGAACTTTTTTCCGGGTTATATATTAGTGAATGCTGACCTGAATAACGGTGAGGTATTACACTTGATTAAAAGTATTCCTGGTGTTATAGGTTTCTTAGGAAAGAACGGTGGAGCTTCCATTGAACCGGAACCTTTACGTCAATCTGAAGTAAATCGTATCTTAGGTGTACAAGATGCACCACAAGAAGAAGCTATAGACGCAGGCGTATCTTTCGTAACCGGAGAAACCGTGAAAGTTATAGATGGACCATTCAATGGTTTCGAAGGAACTGTAGAAGAAATCTTCGACGAGAAGAAAAAATTAAGCGTAAGTGTAAAAATCTTCGGAAGAAGCACTCCTGTAGAGTTAGGTTACTTACAAGTAGAGAAACTACAATAA